TAATAATCAGTAAAGTAGAATGAAATCATAGATCTCGTTCAAATCTTACTAGAAACAAAAAGGCGCTGCACAATTTTTCTATATATGTCTAAGCTTTGATAGATAAAGTTATTCGGGGTACGAGCAAGCTGATAATATCACTTTGTAAATTATGACAAAAACAGAAGGAAAGGGTATATCACAATTTTGTCCCATAATTTTTGAAAAGAATAAATATGCAAATCATAATCATGGTTCCTTCTTATTTAAAACCCACTAATGAATATGAATTACTCGACAAAATGTGATGTTATTGAATTGAACTTTTACATTTCTCTTTTACGTATgaattataataattattatatttttatagtgATTTTGTAATGTTTCATTGGTAGCTATGTTCGTAATGACTCAAGTTCTCTCAACAAATGCTCAGAATGCATTATGTGAAGCAGAATATCCCGGTCCTTGTGTTCCATGGAATCCATTTTGTACAGGTGATTGTCAAAATCGTTTTAGACCGAATTTTGTTACTTCAGAGTGTGTGGAGAAAAATCATGATACTGTTTGTGTGTGCTTCTACAAGAGTGACAAGCCATGTCCACAACCAAAGACTCATTAGAACTTGCATCATTTTCTTTTATCACTTCCCAAAAGAAATGTTATGCAAAGAAAGAAAAGATTGTATTTTTATTTGATGATACTACCGAGGAGAGGTGTgcatggaccgggttggttcggtttttatcaaaattaaaccaaaacaactatatcggtttgaattggttcgattttgtcgggtttttcggattttttgttacttaaatattattttaatcttactttgttaaattattaataaataaatatatgtttagtaaaaatataaaaaattgacaaacatattatctattaaaatattcttatgggagaatttttttagtaacacataatagttatttttttagtcgtttaacaataatattttcttgatgtacactttcaaggttaaccgaatttagtacttaaacataaaaatcaatatgatacctaaataataataatcacctcacattcgaaaaagatataagaatttaatagatcttaacatatgatatgaatatggaaaaacaaaaagattgatgcatttcagtaacacttgatgaGAAAGTAATCGTACAACCTATTATTTAAGattaataaatatggagcacttcatatactattaaatattatatcccgcaagagaatcccaaatatttctagatattttttaaaaaaaattctatacaaaatcttaaaaatatatacaaaaattatatatttatatatcggtttggtttagatttttttactcaataccaagccaaatcaaaccaaacctagtcggattttttaatagacttgggttgactttttgatttggtATGATTTTCCGGTTCAATTTGTACACCCTGCTGCCGAGCAAGAATGAAAAGATTTTACCACATGTGGGTTTTGCACCCGTTGAGGTCATTTGGTTAGGGTATAGAAACAATCCAACAATTAAATCTAAGTATGCAGTGTCGCACAGAATAATAGAGTGCGGCGTTTGGGTtagatataaaaataattaatcacATAGAAAATTTCGATATAACATGCTAATATATTTTTTGTTCATGATATTAAATAATACTCACATTAAATTATATCAGAATTATATACTATTATTATTTATGCaggataaaatatgaaataagaATATATGTAATACTAACATAAGGATTAaactatttaaaaataaaagagatCGAGTAAAGATGATGAAAGTGGACCCGTCGATGCAAACTGCACGGGACCGTCCGTTAGCCCATAGAATTCCACTACAGTGGATCGGCTGGCTCATAGACATACCcttttagaataattaattcatgtaACATTCTTTACATTAATAATCATCACATAACAATACTTTCTTGTGTTAATATCACATTATTTTCATTATTAATTAGTAATCATCACTACATTACTAATCCCTGTTTAACTTACTTCTAAAATACGTAGATAGATTTTAACTTTGCATAGTTggagtttattttatttagacttatcCAAGCGTTTGCTTTAGAAGAGATCATCCCAATCAAGTATAGTAGTATCTTGTTATTTACTATTTACTTTTACTATTTACTATTAAGAAATGAGAGTTAGGGGTACCAACAGGTGTACGAACAGTGGCACTATGGTAAATATAGTGTTTCTTATGTCCTTTATATGAAAATCACTGATGCATACACTTCATTGCCACATATGCATAAGTTGTCACTTCATATCTATACTATTCAAGAGCTCTCTTTCACTCTGACTTCACCCTTCGCTATTCTCATGTCTCGTCTATCCCTTCCCCAACTACCAATTTCTCCAAAATTTTCAATCCAGAAAATCttcaattcaattttttttaaccCTAGATTCACTCGCTAAACCTAATACTATGAATTCTTAAAGTTCTTAAAATCCAAGTGAGCcggaaaatttagaagttcaaaAATATGAATCTCTTACCTTTTGTTCAGGCCGATTCCGTTGGAGTTCTATGGTTCATGCCTTCGCGGTGAGCATGGATAATATTCCTATTATCTTTTTCCCTGTTAAAGCTTATCGTTGTTCCTCCTTTATCATGAatgtgtattttttttttcaattcatgCATAGATGATGTGTTGGCTTCTCTTGGTTCTTTGTCATATGATATTTCTTGACTAGCATACATATGATTAGTCTCCCAGTTTAAACAAAGGTGAACCGCAATTTTTGTTAGAATAAAAAGGGGGTTGGAAGAAAATTTGGTTATTATCTGAATATCCTAAATTTGTCTAATGTGTACATAACTTCACATCtttactttctttcttttttatgttATATGGAAACATTGCCTAAAAGATTTAATGTCTTTATTTGATGAGATATAAATTAGTGTTTAAATTGTTTATCTTTTCTTGGTTAAATATGCAAATATTTGTTGTTCTCACTGTATTTGTTGTTCCGACCGTCAAAAACGGCCTGAAATCGCGTTTTTCTGACGGGTTTCCGACCCAAAAAGGTCGGTCGAAAAATACGGGGTCGCAAAATATTTGCGACCAAATCAGTCACAAATTTACCGTTTCAGTcggaaaattaaataataaaattaatttttaattaaatattccGACCAAAATAGTCGTACATATTGAGTATAAATTAATTACATAATTTTAGAAATTCTCAATTTGCGACCGAGTCAGTCGCAAATGTGGTAATTTTTTGGTGAAATTTGCGACTGATTCGGTCGCAAATTAGCCCCAAATCTAGAACAAAATTAGAAGAATTCTACTGTATTTTTAattacaccacctgccaaataaaaTTGTCACGATCTAATTTCCCCTATAGGCCGCGATGGTgtccaacgtcgccgctaggcaagctaacggtgaactagccatgtatttgtttttttttaataatttcaaagtagttgatttttatttgttAAGTAAATGAATAGCGAGAAATTATAGTAAGGTAAATCATAAATTAATGAGAGAGTAGATACAGTGAAATTAATACTCaaaccataaagtgtctactagaatATTGTAGAACATACAAAATATCTATGCTACTATCTGAAATAAGATAGACAAAAGTCAATTTAAAATCTCCACTGACACATACTAACTTCAAGTATTACGGGCCATTAAGTAAATTATAATTTCTtaagtcataaaaataatatcaagtgtaatcagaCTCTAAGCTTTATCACGCACAatttatgccaaggtcgtacgacccgatccagaataatgtgtacactgccgagggtcgaccgacacgaaccatagatgcatctattatactgcctaagcgttcgtcccgctccacaagaagagagaatactctacgaacATCCGATCTAACGGTTATCATAAGACTGATACACAAAGAGGCACAATTTCTATCTACGGTCAAGTAACTCGCCAAAACTTAAAATAAGTGAAGTTCggtctttacgaatcctttatcaagtttcaatataatttaagcacttaaattaacaagcagagtgcaaataatacaagtaattTCATGATAAGATCttaaaactacccgaacataagcatgatttgtagctacgcacggactctcatcacttcgagcgtacgtagcacccacaatttgaagcaaatagtaatttaaaatacctatggcgtcaattccctcttacaaggttaggcaagagacttacctcatcccaTAGCTCACTTTTCAGCCAACAAATTCACTCCAAAGTCTcaagtcggtgccgaacaatccgaaactaatcaaatattatataaattaatcaatatgagCTCAAAAGCTCATAATTTAGTccctagagtaattacccaacccaaattggaagattcatAAAATTCACCCCCAGACCCACTTGCCTGGATTCcgaaaaattttcgaagataaatgttacccataaccccacgaattCAAATATGTAGTTTCTATccaatttcataatcattttaatggtttaatcccatttttatcaaaacctaattTTTCAACtaacccataatttctacaaTTTACATGTTAAGAATCTACCAAAATTCacgtattaaactcacattaagtagtaGTTACTTACCTCACGATGAATGGCGAAAAACCTCTCTCCAAGAGCTCCTCAATTGACCACTCCACGTGAAAATGAGATAAAAAATCACCTAAGTCCGATATAAATGCACCTCACTGCCCCATCGATTTTTGTACCTGCGACAAAACAATCGCacatgcggctccgcttctgcggaaaagtgGGTCACACCTGCGAACCCAAGTTGGTTGGcatctttccgcttctgcgatcgcattCCTCACACCTACGAGTTCGCAGGTGCAGCacattctccgcttctgcgaccaatggCCATCCCACGCCAAGCCGCTTATGTGGTcattggctcgcttctgcgagctcgtacttgcggccaattcttcgcaggtgcgaacgcTCCAGACCCTTGCTGCTTCAGCCATTCTTTCAAGTTCAAATATGTTCCGCACATCGTCCGAATaacacccaaggccctcggggccccgtccaaatataccaataagtttgtaaacatacaacggactcgctcgaaccctcagaacgcataaaacaacatcaaaactaagaatcacaccacaaaccaaatcgaatcaacttataaacttcaagttattccaacttactccgaacatgccgaatcatacttaaactacttggaatgacaccaaattttgcgtgcaagtcataaatcaccatacagaactattcctaggctcgaaatcccaaatagacattgataacaccaaaacctactccaaaccaaaattaaagaacttaaaaaccttcaatgcgccaactttcaatattaagcgctgaaacgctcccggccATCCGAAACcctatccgaacatacgcccatgtccagaatcatcatacgaacctattgggactgtcaaatccatgttccaaggtcgtttactcaaaatgttgactcaagtcaaacttaaccattttaagccattattaaggaactaagtattccgattccaacctgaacccttccaaacccgaactaaccatccccgcaagtcataaaatagtaaaagcacatacagggagtcttagttaggggaacagggatctagaaagtaaaacgactggtcgagtcgttacattctccacatcttaaataaatattcgtcctcgaacgggtctagaatcatacctggaatgCTGAATAGATGTGGATATCTGCTacgcatgtcttcctcggtctcccaattcgccttctcgactggttgacccctccactgaacctttaccgccgagatcttcttagacctcaactggcgaacctgcctatcaacaatggcaactggctcctcctcataacccaggctctcatctagctgaagcgtgttgtagtctaacacattCGACCTGTCGTCATGATACTTCCAAAGCATAGACGCgtgaaaaattggatgaactcccgatagactaggaggaAAAGCCAGCTCATAaataacctccccaactcgcctcaacacctcaaatggacctataaaccttggtctCAACTTGTCCTTGTtaccgaacctcatgattcccttcatcggcagaccttcaagagaaccttctcgcccaccataaatgataaatcacgtgccttctgatccgcccaaactcttttgtctggactgtgctgtgcgaagtctttcctgaatcaacttcactttctccaaggcatccttcactaaatcagtaccatataacctagcctcgccgggctcaaaccatccgatgggcgaacgacatcgccgaccatacaaaatgtaacgacctgacttgccattttaagaatttacgtctcGTTCATCGACTCAAGATCCCGAGAAGctttgtaatgtgtattatgacttgcgcgtgtgatcgagtttgattttcggaagattcgaaactaaattgaaagaacaattcttatttttgaagcttaagtgaaaaaagttgaccgtagtttgatttttgagtaaacgactctggaatagaattttgatgatgtcaatagttttgtatggtgatttcggacttaggcgtatgtccggatttgaaaTTGGAAGCCCATATAACAATTTGACGCATtttagcgaaagttagaaaatggaagattttagaaagtttgatcgggagttgaatttattgatacCGGGGTTGAAATTTAATTCTAAAAATtagaacagctccattatgtcatttaggactcgtgtgcaaattttggggtcattccggattgatttattAGGTTTCGACATAGAATTTAGAAtatggaattcgttagttttcattaagcttgaattggggtgcgattcgtgttttagtattgtttaatgtaatttgaggcatcgactaagttcgtgtcatgttatgtgacttgttagtatacttggtcatggggctcggatgagttttggaagagattttggaagagtttggtgttttgagcataagtaTGTAATGATCCAAACGTCCATTTTTAATTCTAGAGATCaaaattcgattttgagacttcCAGGAGTTCGATAataaattataggaatgatctggaatgtttggtctaatttcatcaagccGCGATTGgatttttagcgcgaaacatgagttaattgtttaacgagcgaaattggtatcacattgagcaactgagctccgaattgagtttcgactGAACGACtagatttttattattatttgtgactcataggaacaagaatcgtcgaattccgagtttgtatgatggagttagagcctttttagtgaaatattaaattgctggtgcaagcaagttctggtgcgGCCCTTTATTGACGGGAAATGGACTTTTTGCTACatttcatattttcgtacgttaaattttcgtcgtaagttaatcgacgtaggctcggggatgagattatttttttgaggttataagtatttatgctatttataacaggtgaTAAGTAAGTGACGTGAAGGTTAGaaggtaaacaaatcaaagaaaatgagtttcgttgaaggttgtcaatttggaataaaatacggtccaagctataataccccgtatttatggactagtgccatacaaggtaccacatgaccatgatagtaaggtgtataaaatatgttaaaagtgattagtcttttaagtaaattaagatattacctaattatgtTGGTAATGGGTTAGTTATTAGTTTGAGTGGGAAGTTAACAAATCAATTAGAAATTTGTGGATAAGTTTTTGGTGGAATCATCACCCCAACGTGGCAGTAAGGGGTTATGTTTGCTAAGACCAAACAATGACTCTTTGGCTTATATTGCTAGGTAGCATATTTAGGGGATTTTGGCAAAGTAATCCATATCAAGTGGGGGCCACAACCCACTATGATAAGAGACTTCCCTAATTCATTAAAGGGAGATACATATATCTGCAAAGTAACGGATGAAAACTACAAAGGAATTCATACGAAACTACTTAATGTAATAGCAACGTAacttgcaattctaagggagcacgatgtaacctttctcaagaatatcatacggattttcccctacttcgatctcattgttacgtgttttgtcgcgattgacgtgtgttaaagggattgtcaagagaatcgacttacatatgttaaggctatcacttctttccttttggtatgatccatatgatacaaatgaaacgagcaaattaacgtacaattttcataaatgccactattcttaaaagtactacgggttcctatgttcttgattctccatgtgtcctgttattctatcgtctgttcatgggtctctgaaaatacgtagttgataaaatttatccgaagtCATATTGATCTTATAACATACCGAGAattcttattaacttacttcttatgcattgcattcatttatacatgtatattggcccatgatcagatggcgttatatacgtgtatatatatatatatatatatatatatatatatatatatatatatatgtatatgggtatgaggaaaggttacaacgttatatacgcaccaccacctgatcagttggtatacgttgatgatttcgcccactgaggcctagatgatatgacgggatgcccccggaggcttgatgatgttatatacgcatatacctatgcatgatacgacattcataCACACATGCATGACATATAAATATTTCAgggttcacaaagttatttagactcacaggaggattcctttattccatatttcttttatgtcttctatgtactgattttcatgccttacatactcggtacattattcgtactgacgctcctatttcctggggcctgcatttcatgcccgcaggttcaggtagacaggctgacagtCCCCTTTCTTTGGATCCTTattcagcgagagttggtgtgctccatttgatccggagctgcttttgggttttggtacgatatgtttgtatacatatatgggtatgacggggcccagtctcgacctttatatagttgtacactctattatgGGTctatagacagtcatgtatagttggatagtatgtggccttgtcggtttctagttttggatatatagttgtctatagcagccttgtcggctcgccctaccatattccgcatgtatatgtatatatgtcttttgggcatatttttctcatgtatgttattcacgtgattcagcagtttattgacacatgttattcatgacctacccttaattcatattTATAtattagacgcatgcttaggggtgttcgacaggtaggactcgagcactcgtcatggcccatcggtttgggtcgtaacaaaagtggtatcagagcagttctgtcctagggttgtctatagactgtgtctagtagagtcttgtttatgagtgtgctgtgcaccacatttataaacaagaggctacaggacatataagatgttatcctcccttcttatcttagatcgtgcgatataagaattcatgttcctaacaatatgttatgttttcagcgatgcctaagAAGATTACAcccgcccagaagggcaagtccgcGGCTAATGAGGCTACTAGTCAAGCACCATGAATTatcagggctcggggagagtctcatagtgagatttcatctcagacttcacataccccgccctctccagAGGAGCTCCGAGGGGTACCAGCTCCAGCGCCTGCCCCTGTACACCCAactcctcagccagatgcaccgggtcaggagctgagagatgttattcagctattaactcgattagtagccgcacaaTCTCATCGTCaggaggtaggtattggtcataCAGACATGGTcatcagtgcgagggttcatgatttcattaatttggccCCTCtggtattcactggagcagatccaaatgaggaccctcaggtatttatcgataggatgcaaaggactttgagggtaatgaaggccactgtgaCTGAGTCAATTGAGTTAGCCTTCTATAGACTTCgtgatgttgcagttaattggtacgagtcttgggagttgtccggaggtgaggatgcccctccagcgGTATGATAGGAGTTTAtagaggcttttcttcgtcattatttgcCACTAGAGCTTAGACGGGCTAGAGTTGActggttcttgacccttcggcagggtaatatgagtgttcgggagtacatcCTTCAGTTTGATtatttggctaggtatgctcccactattgtagctaagatggaggatcgggtccatcggttcgtgatggggttggagtcgCACCTACTTAATGACTGTATGTTGATCTCACTTCAGCCAGGCATGGATATTTCATGTTTTCAGGCATACGcttagggtgtagaggagcgCAAACAGAAGCAGAAgaccgatcgtgagcatgataggggccataGTAAGAGGGCGAGATCTTCGgctccttctggtgagtttcgaggtggtcagagaaaacaatacccgaggtatccagcccaaCCATCGGCTAGCTCACCCCCTCAGTTTGCCGATAGGAGATTAGATCGTTCTATatattcagggcccagtcagAATTCCAGGGCTTCTAGTTcttagtataggggtgagtcaagtcagatgaggccgcccttaccacgatgtgctcagtgtggtaagcagcatgccggACAGTGCCTTATGGGGCTGGGTGTttattatacttgtggttatccgggCCACGTTACGAGAGATTGTCTGTCGAGAGGTGGTGCAAGCATAGTTCAGCCAGCAGGATCTGTAGTTGGTtcatcatcatcagtacgccctagtgggcaaggttcacaagcaccaatggGTCGTTGTTGAGTTAGAGgtagagcatctagctcgagtgatcctcagaaccgcatttatgtATTAGCAGGTTGACGGGATTAGGAGTCGTCGTccgatgttgttacaggtatattatcagtgtcctcatatgatgtatatgcattgattaatctagattccaccttatcgtatgtcactccattggttgctagtaagtttgggatagaacctgagttgattaaaACTGTTGAGGTGTCCATACCTGTTGGGATCTagtgatagctagacgggtatataaAGACTGTAcaatagtagttcatagtcgttctacagtagcagacctgattgagttagatatggtagaatttgatgttataatgggtatacATTGgttgaattcttgttatgttaacgttgattgtagatcaaagatggttcggttccagtttccaggggagcctgttttggagtggaaaggCAATACGACATCGacaagaggtaggtttatttccttaTCTCAAGCCAGGGAAGATGATTAGAAAGggttatatttatcacttagttcgggttcacgatgtgaaagtagagtcaccaaccgttcaatctatccctgtggttaatgagttttccGATGTTTTCCACAATGAGCTTCTGGGTCTTCcaccagagcgagagattgagtttgctatcgacatattaccagatactcagtcGATATatattcctccttatagaatggcacctgcaaagctgagagagttgaaagaacaactaaaGGATGtacttgaaaaaggctttatcaaaCCTAGTACATCatcgtggggagcacctgtgttatttgtgtggaagaaagatggttccttgcggatgtgtattagTTACAggtagttgaataaggtgacgatcaagaataagtacccgctctcaaggattgatgatttatttgatcagatgcagggtgccaagtgtttctcgaagatagacttgaggtctgggtaccatcaggtaagggttaaggagaaagatattccgaagaaaGCATTCAGGatcagatacgggcactttgagtttcgtgttatgtcattcggtttgatcAATGCCCCAACactatttatggacttgatgaaccgtgtgttcagaccctttctagatctgttcgtgattgtatttatcgatgatatattggtttattcccgttcagaggctgagcatgcagatcatttgcgtacgaTGCTTAGAGTTCTACAAAAGAGAAGTTGTACGCAaatctctctaaatgtgaattctggttgaattctctAGCTTTCCCTGGGAATATTATTTCAAgtgagggtatccgggttgatatccaaaagattgaggcagtgaagacttggcctagacctacgacactgacggaggttcgtagcttcctcggtttggcaggttattacatgagattcgtagagggattttcttctctttcagcaccattgacaaagttgactcagaagggagctcattttcaatggactgatgcttgcaagcggagtttccaggcattgaaggacagattaacttTAGCATCGGTTCTAACACTCCTAGAgggaaccgatggttatgctatctattgtgacgctttaggcattggattgggttgtgtactgatgcaacatggtaaggttgtagcttatgcttctagacaactaagaaagttcgagaagaattatccgacccacgatttagaatTAGCCGTGGTGATTCATACACTAAAGATGATGAAGCattatttgtatggcattcatgttgatatctatacagatcataagagccttcattatatcttcaagcaaaagaaattgaatttacgccaaaagagatggttggagctactgaaagactatgacgttgatattttataccatccggggaaggcaaatatagtagccgatgccctcagctgtagatctatgggtagcctatcatatttacagtcagagaagagtgggatagcccatg
This region of Nicotiana tomentosiformis chromosome 4, ASM39032v3, whole genome shotgun sequence genomic DNA includes:
- the LOC138910479 gene encoding uncharacterized protein, which gives rise to MVISARVHDFINLAPLVFTGADPNEDPQVFIDRMQRTLRVMKATVTESIELAFYRLRDVAVNWYESWELSGGEDAPPAGNMSVREYILQFDYLARYAPTIVAKMEDRVHRSKMVRFQFPGEPVLEWKGNTTSTRESPTVQSIPVVNEFSDVFHNELLGLPPEREIEFAIDILPDTQSIYIPPYRMAPAKLRELKEQLKDVLEKGFIKPSTSSWGAPVLFVWKKDGSLRMCISYR